A genomic stretch from Deltaproteobacteria bacterium includes:
- a CDS encoding rhomboid family intramembrane serine protease produces MLPLHDNTPNVHRPHMVRAVIIVNILVFLVELGLSEQALFYVFHLLGFVPVRLMHPEWAMTHGYPGLGPLPFVSHMFLHSGWLHLIGNMWTLWIFGDNIEDVMGPFRFLAFYLCCGIAALMAHVLFNADSAVPVVGASGAIAGVMGAYLVLYPHAKVVTFFFFFPIFVEIPAALFLGVWFLTQIFSGFSMAQSSNVAWWAHAGGFVAGILLLRIFENPRRCLACRSAGKRTQPFWAGPNGS; encoded by the coding sequence CTCCCAATGTCCACCGGCCGCACATGGTCCGGGCGGTCATCATCGTCAACATCCTGGTGTTTCTGGTTGAATTGGGCCTGAGTGAACAGGCCCTGTTCTACGTCTTCCATCTGCTGGGATTCGTCCCGGTTCGGCTGATGCACCCCGAGTGGGCCATGACGCACGGCTATCCGGGCCTCGGGCCCCTGCCTTTCGTCAGCCACATGTTCCTGCACAGCGGCTGGCTGCATCTGATCGGCAACATGTGGACCTTGTGGATTTTCGGGGACAACATCGAGGACGTCATGGGGCCGTTCCGTTTCCTGGCCTTTTACCTGTGTTGCGGGATCGCGGCCCTGATGGCCCACGTTCTGTTCAACGCCGATTCGGCGGTGCCGGTGGTCGGAGCCTCCGGGGCCATCGCCGGGGTGATGGGAGCCTACCTCGTTCTGTATCCCCATGCCAAGGTCGTGACTTTTTTTTTCTTTTTCCCCATCTTTGTGGAGATTCCGGCGGCTCTTTTCCTGGGTGTCTGGTTTCTGACCCAGATTTTTTCCGGGTTTTCCATGGCCCAGAGCAGCAATGTGGCCTGGTGGGCGCATGCCGGCGGCTTCGTGGCCGGGATTCTCCTTTTGCGGATTTTCGAAAATCCGAGGAGATGTCTGGCCTGCCGAAGCGCAGGCAAGAGAACCCAGCCCTTCTGGGCCGGGCCGAACGGTTCCTGA